Genomic window (Rossellomorea aquimaris):
TCATAGAGGCGAAAGAATGGTTAAAAGAAAGAGGAATTGAGGTTAAGGAGGCGTTTGGTTTTTCACCGGAACGTCAGCCTCTTGTACTTTCTAACACCCCACAAGCCCATGCCTGTCTTTATTTTCATGATCCCGATGGAAATTCTCTTGAATTCATTGCTCCTCTAAGGTTAGATCATGAGGAAGATTTTGAGATGATGACGCTTGAGGATTGGCATGAACGTAAAATCTAACTTTGGCAGAAAGCTTTTATTGAAAAATAACTTGGTATGATTCCGCTATATAAATTTGAGGTTAGAACGGAAAGACTGGATAATAACATACCGATACTTTTCATCTCCATAAAAATTCTCCTCTCTTTACATTATATAAACGGAAACTCTGTTCATTTATAATCCTGAAGCAGTGGCGATTTCTCGTACTTCTTTTTTTATATAGTTATCTTGGTGATTTATTTCGAACTTTATCGGATTAGAATAATAACCAATCCAGTAATCTCAGTGTGATTTCTTACAGTATGATCGATACGATTCCCTGGATGACTAAACATCCGAGTAATAGACTTTTTTTCAGAATCCAATTGAATTTAGAGAGTTTGGTGTAAATGAAATAGCCTAACCATATGGTGGTCTTTTGAAAAAAGTTACTCATTTTCTAGATGGAATTTTCTGGGTTTTCATAAATGGAGACTCTGTAGAAATTCACCATGGTGTTCCCTAATAATAAAATCAAAAAACCGAAACCAAGTTGTGTAAGTGAAATGGCAATCAATACATACTTCATGAATTCAATGATCATGGGGAGTGTTAAGAACATGAGTCTACCATTCTAGGTTCGAAGAAATAAAATTATTAAGAGTTTAATAGCTTGTTCTTTTCTATCTGAAATTCCTTTTCAGTAAGGTAGCCCTGTTCTTTTAAATTTGCAAGTTTTACTAGTTGATCAACAGTCTGTTTATTAGGATTTCTATAATGTTGAGGAACGACTATCATGACTTGATTTTGACCCATACGTTTCGTGACTCTATAACCTTGGTCTGAGGCTGTTGCAATCCCTTCATTGTTTGGTTTGCAATAACTATTCGGTTGGCATGTGCCATCATCCCGAACTAGAAGTTGTCCCATTAGACCAACCGCCACCCATTCCGGTCTTTTGGAGCGTGGAATATATTCCTTAGTCGAGTCCCAATTAGGGTTCAATATCGGTCTGCGTTCTCTCCGTTGCGGTACGATGACATTACCGCCAGAGTCAAATACTGCTGGAAGTGAGACATCTTCGTACAAAATTTCACCCCATTCAGCAGTCACATACTTATGCTTCCATCGCAGCTCTCCGCTATTGGCCAAGAAAGCCGGCTTTGCGCTTGTGATTCCCAGCATATAATCATCTTGACCATTCGCTATACGCACTTTATCCTCTTCCAATGTAACGAAGTAGCCGAAATCAATCGGATTTCCATCCATCGTTTCAAACATTTCCGCATAGTCTGCTGCCGGGGTGGTGACGGCGCCATCAATTTTGACGTTACCGTCGCTTAATATTTTAGCCGCCAAACCTGGATTCGAAGCATCCGTACCATTAGCCAAGTACCATGAATAAGGAAGCTCGTTTGCCGCGCCGAATTGTCCCATGATATGAACGCCCTCTAAAAAATTCGCATCCGTCGATTGCCCCTCCGTATGGGAGAAGAATCCGGAGGCAATTGTGTTCACTCCCTCCGCGTGCGAAGTGAAACCGCTCGCAATTGTAAGAGCGCCTTCTGCATGAGAGTTTTGGCCGATTGCCTGCGCCTGATTTCCTTCAGCATGGGAAAGGTCGCCAGAAGCGAGGGTGCGCTGTCCCTCCGCATGGGCAAAAATGCCGCTAGCCACTGTCAAGTTTCCTTCAGCATGAGAAGCTCTTCCATTTGCTTCCGTCTGGTCGCCTTCTGCATGGGAAGATTCTCCTTGAGCCATCGTCCCTTGTCCTTCTGCATGAGAAACGAGGCCGCTAGCAACCGTATTTTCTCCCTCGGCATGAGACGCAATGCCCGAGGCTGTAGTCAAGTTTCCTTCTGCATGGGCAGCTAGATTGATAGCTGATGTGAACCGCCCCTCGCTGTGAGAGTCCTGAGCACTAGCGATTGTATGGTTTCCCTCAGCGTGAGAATGTGCTCCACCGGCCGTCGTGGCGTATCCCTCTGCATGGGAAGCCACTCCATTGGCTGTGGTAGAGGCACCTTCGGCGTGTGCTATACTAGCTGTCGTTTCGGTAATATAACCTTCTGTATGGGAAGCATTTCCCCCAGCTCTTGTATTGATTCCTTCTGCATGTGAG
Coding sequences:
- a CDS encoding peptidase G2 autoproteolytic cleavage domain-containing protein; translation: MSNGCNQNSIGTCSEAEGIGTVASGSASHAEGINTRAGGNASHTEGYITETTASIAHAEGASTTANGVASHAEGYATTAGGAHSHAEGNHTIASAQDSHSEGRFTSAINLAAHAEGNLTTASGIASHAEGENTVASGLVSHAEGQGTMAQGESSHAEGDQTEANGRASHAEGNLTVASGIFAHAEGQRTLASGDLSHAEGNQAQAIGQNSHAEGALTIASGFTSHAEGVNTIASGFFSHTEGQSTDANFLEGVHIMGQFGAANELPYSWYLANGTDASNPGLAAKILSDGNVKIDGAVTTPAADYAEMFETMDGNPIDFGYFVTLEEDKVRIANGQDDYMLGITSAKPAFLANSGELRWKHKYVTAEWGEILYEDVSLPAVFDSGGNVIVPQRRERRPILNPNWDSTKEYIPRSKRPEWVAVGLMGQLLVRDDGTCQPNSYCKPNNEGIATASDQGYRVTKRMGQNQVMIVVPQHYRNPNKQTVDQLVKLANLKEQGYLTEKEFQIEKNKLLNS
- a CDS encoding VOC family protein, translated to MIKGLYEAHLPVSDMGNSIDFYQKLGLELAYESKNVSFVWIEKGKSWLGLWEADQVNIPYHPSIRHIAFHVEAEDIIEAKEWLKERGIEVKEAFGFSPERQPLVLSNTPQAHACLYFHDPDGNSLEFIAPLRLDHEEDFEMMTLEDWHERKI